A region of the Mangifera indica cultivar Alphonso chromosome 10, CATAS_Mindica_2.1, whole genome shotgun sequence genome:
GTTCAATTGACGGATTCCATTGAGTTCTAACTGTTGGAATCCATTTGTTCACTTGGTGATTTAATTCAATTGGTGAAGTAGACCAAATGTGCAATGAACGAAGAAGAAAACGCgaaagaaaaaagaagcaaaaagtgAGATATTGACAGAGATGCACCAAATGAGGATCAACAAAGGCGGTACTTAAAAAAAGGAGGAAGTACAAGGTTGAATTTTTGCATCACTAGCGCAAGAGAGGAAAACACCTTGAGGATAAGGTGGTTTTCAAAGGGACGAATAATGTTaggattaaataataataataaagtaataattaataatatatttagttaggataatatatttgatttgattagcataatatttagttttgaaatttaGTATATTGGAAGAATAAACAAGAGTGGTTAGATTGAGgtgaggagaagaaaaaaaatattgtttttgatttTCGGGCAGCCTTTGGTTGATTGGAAGACAACAACCTTTAGAAGAGTTGACACCTCTAATTGTCAGCATGTGTCATATTAAAGTATTTGTTCTGTTTAAGAGATTCCTAACACATtcacattttatcaaaatgGAATAGCGCAATGGGAAAgcatttgaaaacaataaatttcgAAGCAAAATATCATCACAATAGTTTTGgctcaataatattaattatgttcatTGAATATGCAAGGAAATTTTCCCAATGATTCCCCAGTTAATCAGCCCAAAAGTCATAATAATTTCTAACATATTATACTGTTACAAGCTTCAAAACAAGTAAATTACTTAGTGACACAGTGAACCAGACATTAACCGTACCTTTTCTGCACCATAACATGAACCACAATATTGTTCATTGTGTTCAAGCCTGCCACCATGTCTCTGCAACGGCTTTTCAATCTGCAGTGtgtaaaagggaaaaaatagaATGTAAGCAAATATGTAAGCACATAATTGATAGTATGTAAAGACCAATTATTTCAACAAACTAAAGCACTGTAAGATGCAAATTAAAACtccaagaaatataaaaaagactGGAGTTAATATAAGTAAACATCAAGCAGCTTGGCAGATATGTTCATTTCTTCCCTTCAGGATTTGTTGAAAACACCTCATTGAATCAGTATATATTGGTTTGATGTCTAGCCACAAATTATTAGCCAATGATCTGATAAGAAGGAATCACCCTGCTTGATCAAATTTTGCTCATCTTCAACAAGGAATTGCTTTTCTTACATTCAATAGTTACATTTAACATAAATTCCAACAaggtttttatatatgtatcatCTCTCTTTCAGACCTTTTTTTATTGGTatgtaagaaaaatatacaaacaaacaaaccgAGACATCAAAAGAGGAACCAGGCACAACCTAAGCTCACCTTGGCCACAAGAACCAAGACAGCAACAACACAAGGCTCACAAGCTCAAAGCAACAAGAAAACGCACCATATAACAAATCCCTAGGTTACGTAAACACCAGAACCTCTGGACCTTGTTCATTAGTGTAGTTAACAGTTTATTGAAAAATGTGAAGGCCCAAGACATAACATTGTCAATGGTTTGGATTTTAAGAAACTGCAAACATCTACACTAGTGAATTTCATGTATATATGCTCAACATTATTGATTTTCAGAAATATCATGAAAATAACACCATTACGTCAAACTTCACCAAAAAGTCAGTGCAGGCTTATAATATCACTACTTATATATGCGATGCTTCCTtcctttaataaatataatattcataaaCTCCTAATTTAACAGAACCCCTATGTTTTAAGCATTAGTATGATGgttatatataacattataacaaattttcaattaaaagaaaCACTTTCAAGATATGAAGACCAGGGTGtgttttaaaaagctaacaACTTTTGGCCTCAACAAAAACTTTTATCCATTgccattatattataatatcttaCTGGCCTTCAATCACTTCCAATTTCTCCTACATAAATAAACACAGTTTGAAGTACAGCATTTTTCTATTCTAGCTAGTTTTAGTATTGACACAAATAAAACTTTCAGCCTAATAATAccaattaaatattactaatagAAGGGCACAAGCCCACAAAGGATTTCAATAGTGTTCCAGACATATGACTCTATGTCAGTTTCTGTGACCACAAAAACATTTTGTCATCAGCAACAATGGCAATATTGattcaaagatttttcaaaaatctttGAATCATTGCTAGCTTTATAAACAtgctaataaaattatattattgctAACCTTTGGTGCACCAATTACATCTTTCTTGACTTCTAGTTCTTTACCAGAAGAATCAATCCTTttcttaaatatatcatgtctcTGCAACATGAacagacaaaataaataaaatcgacattgaaaattaaataaaaaacttctCAGAAGGAATGTTactaaatgaaataaaatgtgAGGACCAGGAATCTTTTCTATCATAACGCTAAGATATAAGCAATGTCAAGTAATCAAGAATCACTATTTGCAATACATACAATATCAAGATGTTGCTCCCCACTGATATCCACAGCATCAAGACTGAGAAATGAACATGGTATGGCAGGAAAAGTAACATCAAACTGCATTTTCCATATAAAACATGAGCTTTAATCAACATAGCATCAATTAACATCAACTGCATTTTCAGACCACATTATTGAAAACCATGAtgatttgtttttaatgaataaaaaattgccAGCAATTAAAAAAGCAAaatgaaatgatgaaaatcTTTGGGACATAAATGTGCGAAGGATCCAAATTTGACAATTGAAGATGATCTATCAAGCTGAGTCCCACAGATTGACAATTGGAACATGGAGGCTAATTCAATATCTtcacaaataaatcaataattaattgttaCATTAATGCGTAGAGTCTCCCCTCTAGAGGTATCCACTAAAAGCTTCGTCTCAGTAACTGAGTGCAAGTATAATCCTGCAAAAAGGTTCATAAACTATTGAATAAGAACAACAACTCAAAGAAATaagaacataaaataaataatagatgaGAAGATAAAGGCAATGCACCATATATCCCTTATGCAGGTAGATTCATAACTCCTTACCCTGCCAAACTACCCGTTGCTAATTAATCTGCCAAGGCCATGATTTTTAAGGCAAATTATGCTTATtcttataatataacattaggTTTCAAGGCTTTGAAGGAGCTTGAATCATATCTTTAGGTGGAGATAGCCCTGTATAAACTTATTCATTGCAGAATAAAAACCTAACCTGAATGGTAAATAACTACACCAATAGTAATAATGATAAAAGCAGCAACACAAGAAACAAGGGAGAAGGATCCAAGCCCAGAAGTTGAATGGCCATATGGTCAGGATATCCAATTCTGGGACAAATGACCAAGAGATGCCTAATGCTTATGGGCTTTGTCCTAATGGAAACACTTCTAACTACTATTGTGCAGTTTTCTCTTCAAGCTCTCCAACTCTAAGCTGGTATTGgatcttcaaattcaaatgaatttgaatgagcagaaaataaaagaattcatAGAGCTTTCATTGTTGGTAAAAGACTTGAATATTGATGAAACAAGAAAGGATTGAGATTATAGAAATTGGAGGCTCCAAGCATCTACTCTAGTAAATCCTATTATTATAAGTAGTTGTTAGATAATTCCCCATTAAAACGTTTTTAAGATCCCTCCCAAAGTCCAAGTCTTTCTATGGGCTTTAGCTCAAGACAAAATCAATGCATGACATGTGATCCAACAAAAATATACTTTAGCAAGCAGCTCTCCATTTTacagtattaaaaaaatgaatggaGATTGCTGACCACCTTTCCTTCATTGTTCTATGCTTAAAATACTTTATTCAACCTGGTAAAAAATGAAAGAGGCCAACATATAACGGTTAACTCCTAAACTCTAAGTAAAAAACTCAAATCCTACTCAAATAAGATGAACAAATCAAATAActcaaacaaataatattctctctttcttttccttttttaaggAAATTGAGAAAGAGTATCAATATAAAACATTGAAACTAAGCAAGAAGCCACATTTTATCCAATAAACTCTCACACTTTAAACCCAACTGTTCAGCATATTGCTAAATGTCATGGCTTCAAATAAGAGGCCAAGTTTCATATCTCCCTTGGTGAAATCTTCCCCATGTTTCTTAGAAGTCCTTTAACTCAAATCCTAAATGGCCAACTCAAGTTTGCAATCGAGCTTGTTTGAATTGGTTGGAGATGTCGTCAGAGGTCGCATGGTGGATGAATAGTGTCACCAATGGATAAATAGTATCACTGATGGATTAAAAAGTGTTGCCTAAAGAGGATTCAAGCCAAGTTACCAAACTGAAACTGTatcttgaatttggtttgaatcaAGCGGCACACCAATTCGAGCCAAGTTAGCTTGGGTCGAATCCATTCTAACATAACCCTCACCCTTAACTTAAGAGGGAGAAAGTCCTTCATGATAATCAAGGAATGACACTAAAAATCTAGACGTCTAGAAATCACACATTATGAGCTTCTTCAAATCAAATGTTCATATAAATTTTCCCATCAGCAATATtcctaactttaaaaaaacaacaaattactCTTTATTTCATGAATAATCAatcattatcttaaaaatgTCCTTAATTCAATGAAATTACTAGAGGCTTTGATCTCCATGATCAATCAAAGAGAGAGACATACTGAATTCAGAGAAAAAGAGGAGGAGCATAGCAAGAGAGGAGACGAGAGTAATAACGCCGCCGGAGAATGTACGGCGGTAGAAATCCTCGTTGATTTTGGGATAGGCGTCCAAACTCTTTAGCTTATGGAAGAAACTCTCCATCATTCTAACGAGAAAATGGATCAAAAACACCCTAGAATCGGAATGCTTATTGTTATTGATTTGTTTGGACGGTCAACGTTGGTGGACTGTTGTCAGCTCCTTCCGTCACGTCGCCTGCCTTATGCGTAATCTGTTTGCTTGTATGTATTCTCCTCCCTGCTCTCAACTTGTGTTCCTCATGCTGCCCGGCCGCCGTGTACATCACGTGCCTTCTTACAATTCCTGTGCATAACTCGTTTAACCGTTAGATTAATCCAACCGctgataaaatattactaaaataaaatgtaatatcAAGTGCcctcaattttaaatatcaaatttgatacttaaataaaaatgtatttatataatttgtattattatatatttaattcagataaattaaaataattacccctttttttgggtaataaaaaatttacctcaaattttaaggtttaaataaaaatacgcatatattaaaaaatttaaataaaaatatttcaaatatcgtataaaataccaaaactacttttcttaattaaattaccttttttctaaggataataaacaaaattacccctaattTAAGTGTTTAAactaaaatactcttattttaagggatttaatcaaaaatatttcaatataatatcaaaactattcttcatttatttctatataaattatatgtattccttcattttaacatatttgaaagagatttctggaaagagaaaagaagttcgTATTCAATATTTCAAGCGAAAAGAGAAAAGTTCATGATATCGAAGTATTTGTACCTACTattactttaatcgttattattttattaataatgtaattatatatgatgttttatataataaattatagttgtgtgtaaaaagtgaaataataaaaattacataggttaaactgtaaatattatagtagtatatgatgaaatgatatttCACAGTAAATTATGTTAGAGGattagattagataatattaaatggtaaaatgatattttataataaaaggtattagagatatgttagataatatttggagtaaaatgatattttacaatataaaggtaaagtgatattttcacaaattagtATCAtattaatcaaagtatattaatactcataatatataattgaattataaaataggtataattatgcaatagaaatctgtaaataatattttcagtcatattatttatgttgattatatattttattgtaggattaatctaaataattaaatatgtttcAATTAGATACGGAAGAAAATGGATAGAAAAATGTGACAATGTTATAAACTATATTAGAGGTAATAAGAAattgactaaaattttaaaacacacaATATTTGTGTGTTTGATGGCATACCGCATTGTTTTCGTCGATTTTAATATGAGAGACATTTTCGTCTATGCAATAATTTAGggtattttcttttaaaatttaaatatagggATAATTTCATTTTGCTCTCTTAACTTTGgggcaatttaattaatttccatttaattttaattatgacatGTTATTcctaattagataataaaagcTGTATgcgtattattttattaaaaatatcataatttatgtacaaacaattaaaattataaagaagtCCAACCTTCTGTGTAATCTACTAAAGATTTAACTCATATTAAGTAGAGCTCAATAACTCAACTACAACTTTTGagtagaattcaaatttattattgattagtTTGTTGAGTTTATGATTCAATTTaagtataatttcaataaacctttaaatatttaaaatttcacatttacgactttgaattttattcattataggttttgagatttaattataataagtttaagttagtcatttttatttatgtactcaatagaatcaaatttgaacCCAACATTAAGGTTTGATTGTAAtcatattaacattttatacaaatattagaataaatatcgtattattatataattgaatgattttaaattaaaaataaagaaatatataattacatgataatatatctatatttatattttgtattcactgtcataattgaatataatagtaCCCATTGTGTTTATCTCAACTAtccatgataattaattaagattagattcaaattattaaGTCTATGCATTGatcgatttgaattcaacttaaattaattaaaaatattatcaaaaaaattattaacaaatcaaataataataaaattaaataaataatattactgaaTGTCAAAGGACTCCCCCCGCCACCCACCCCCCGAAAAaagtatgttgattttttaagtatccccttattaactttaaaaatcttattttacccacccatgaatgattaaaattattgatttcgttaattatatcatttctccCCCTCTCCCcctcccctaaaccctaaaaactaacaattttcttctaaccaaaattttcaaaaacaacattttcctcCTAAGGTTTCAAAacttttagattgaattttttaacaatgGCTGATGATCTCCAGACAACATCTGTTCCTCTCCAACATCTTCTCCTTTCGACTGTGCAGAGTCTCCTCCTCCTCGATGTCATCAGGAGACATCGTACGGTTGGAAGGAGGAGACACTGGAGAGAAAGAGACATTGTTTGGAGATTGTCGATCATAGTTagaaaattcaatctgaaagtttgaaaaccctaaaggagaaaatattgtttttgaaaacttgggttagagaaaattgttagtttttagggtttaagagggaaaataaaatcaaatttaagtttattttttatattatagataaaataataattttactcttaaaactatCAAGTTTAACCATATATGGAtgtgtaaatagtattttcaaaattaccagaagaaaacttgaaaaattgtttactttggatagaaaatagccctttggccttactaataaaataaataccaccaacaaaattaactataccataaaaaaaaaattcaaacaaaattcgaATTATACTACCAAATTAAGACTTTATCTCAAATCGAATTGAATATTAATTCGAGACAAACTAGCTGATCTCAACTCCACCCAATTGGCGATCTCCTTTGGCGTGAGTTATTAGGCGCTGGCTAAAACAAAGACTCCCCTAACAGCTAGCTAACTCCTCGTTAGTGTCGCCACCTTCAACTGCCCGcctctctcttttattttttttcaatttctctgGTCTCTCCTTCAACCCCAAATCCTCTCTCATTTTTCATTCTGTTTTTTTGGTTTTCCTTTCACTTTATTCAAAATGTCAACAATGGCTTCTACTACTTGTTTGGCCAATTCAGCTGCAGCTTTATCTTTGAAATCTTATCGaccaaactctctctctcttccaaAATCCAATCTTCAAGCCATCCAATTcaagaacaacaaaaacaacaataGCACTGCTCGTTTCACCGCATTTTGTTCTTTGGAGGCCAAAGATCCTAAACAAGACACTCCTATTGAactaagtattttttattttatttttctttttgttttatcttattaatttaactgtaaattattattattgttattattattatttggtctTGCATGCAGGATATGAGGCGTTTCCTACAGTTATGGACATTAACCAGATTCGTGAGATTTTGCCTCACAGGTGAGTGGGTGGGTGATGTTGATGTTGACTTTGTTTgactaaataattaattgggTTGGATTGGATTGTAATGCGATTTAGGTTATTGTGTTTAGGTTTCCATTTCTTTTAGTGGATAGAGTTATTGAATACAAACCTGGAGTTTCAGCTGTGGGTATTAAGAATGTTACTATCAATGACAACTTTTTTCCTGGACATTTTCCTGAAAGGCCTATCATGCCTGGTGTTCTCATGATTGAGGTAATTCCTTTTTTTTCGTTGTTGTTGTccttattcaaaatattatgtaaattttattgaattcaatgATTAATCCtttctataatattttaattccatttgttatttgattttgttggtGTGAGGAAATTAATTGTGTAGATTTTGTCTGtgtaaaatatacaaaattgaCAAGGTATGAGAACAATCCTTCCTTAGCAAAGAATGAAGAATGTTGGTGTGACAACAGAAGGCGATAGAGGAAGTTAATTGTGTAGATTTTGTCTGTGTAAAATCTTTCTATTCTTATAATCTGCTAATATATGGTTGTTACAGGATCAGCAAAGATCTAGCCAGCCATGAATGTCATAGCAATTTCAGGATgtattttgggttttttaaacaTCTATGCtcttaaaatgattttatgttttttaatgaCATGACACTAGAAAACATAACCGAACACTGATGTTCTAGAACagagggaaagaaaaagaatgaataTTAAACCCTGAAAGTAACatattaagaaatttgaaagatataaaaGCCTTGTTGAAAATCCAAAGTTACCTATAAAAAGTGATATTATGTCTGAAGCAATTACAGTCTACATAACAATGAAACATTTGGCAAGTTGCACATGTTTCTAGTATTTTGACAAGGCAGCAAAATTTCTACTTTCACCACAAGCATATCATCATGGTCAATGTAGACATCATAGATTGATTGAAAGTCTGATCAACAGAATAATCTATTATAACTTTATCACCACCTGGTGTTCCCAAGTATCTCCATTCAGCTATTCTTAAAATCAGTTGTGGGGCACAAGCATTCAGGTCTATTGGGTAATTCATGTTTTAGCTATGGAGTTAGATCTATATTTGCCTTATGATGCCACAATAATGGAATTGACACTACCTAAAACTCAGTTTTTAGAGATTGATAAATGAAAGAGTTAGCAAAATAGATCTAA
Encoded here:
- the LOC123228436 gene encoding 3-hydroxyacyl-[acyl-carrier-protein] dehydratase FabZ-like, which encodes MSTMASTTCLANSAAALSLKSYRPNSLSLPKSNLQAIQFKNNKNNNSTARFTAFCSLEAKDPKQDTPIELRYEAFPTVMDINQIREILPHRFPFLLVDRVIEYKPGVSAVGIKNVTINDNFFPGHFPERPIMPGVLMIEAMAQVGGLVMLQPAVGGSRDNFVFAGVDKVRFRKPVIAGDTLVMRMNLVKLQKRFGIAKMEGKAYVGGEVVCEGEFLMAAAFN